A stretch of the Uranotaenia lowii strain MFRU-FL chromosome 3, ASM2978415v1, whole genome shotgun sequence genome encodes the following:
- the LOC129753323 gene encoding uncharacterized protein LOC129753323, translated as MINKHHDSPPFEPFFVQTQFPLSTSIMQINCAQRTFPVTVVLMMFLLPTCTSSRTVGTKADAIGVIKSAFRDDNDGIYFPQKYDTIRGAKSAENDEDNEVISVRLLNRYHHATPFAFVTENQDHVSYENVNESPENVTWKTTERVESLNVSSASTTATREVTTITNTPMDADIYDGDISLEHGWVHSKLEIPESSEEHYTQHTTMTPTTVQSTSKMTTKPSTKQSTHPTTVSAFVLSSRKRLARDHNQPISLKDVDSSMPNYSDIHGKEIDRKLLVSENKKPRKSKAKLDCPCANQRTTTTTTSTTEQPLNYDEYEYDELEDDYEIDPPRLYDSNYATTTSLPTTTTLPQRFLPRSKRLLVDSYQNDDSEYGSFEDQQDTLSVERAERMQGALERIMGFVTIMSHVDSFIQKKTKQSIRRLAKLYQSGEER; from the exons ATGATCAACAAACATCACGATAGTCCACCGTTTGAACCTTTCTTCGTGCAGACTCAGTTTCCGTTATCCACTAGCATCATGCAGATCAACTGTGCACAAAGAACATTCCCCGTAACTGTGGTGCTGATGATGTTCCTG ctACCGACATGCACGTCTTCCAGAACAGTCGGCACCAAAGCAGACGCTATCGGAGTTATAAAAAGTGCTTTCCGTGATGATAATGATGGTATCTATTTCCCTCAAAAATACGACACAATCCGCGGGGCTAAGTCAGCAGAAAATGACGAAG ATAACGAGGTTATATCCGTGCGGTTGTTAAATAGATACCATCATGCAACGCCCTTTGCGTTCGTAACGGAAAACCAAGACCATGTTTCTTATGAGAATGTGAATGAGTCACCTGAAAATGTTACCTGGAAGACGACCGAGCGTGTCGAAAGTTTAAACGTCTCGAGTGCTTCTACAACTGCGACTAGGGAAGTGACTACAATCACCAATACTCCTATGGATGCTGACATATACGATGGAGATATATCTTTAGAACATGGATGGGTTCATTCTAAGCTAGAAATTCCCGAATCATCTGAAGAACATTATACGCAGCACACAACGATGACTCCAACGACAGTTCAAAGTACAAGTAAAATGACAACTAAACCGTCAACAAAGCAATCAACTCATCCCACTACTGTATCAGCATTTGTGCTGTCGAGTCGAAAGCGACTCGCAAGGGATCATAATCAGCCAATCAGTTTGAAAGACGTTGACTCAAGTATGCCCAACTATTCAGATATTCATGGCAAAGAAATAGACAGAAAACTTTTGGTTTCCGAGAATAAAAAGCCCAGGAAATCGAAAGCTAAATTAGATTGCCCATGTGCCAACCAGCGTACGACTACGACAACAACCTCAACAACAGAACAACCGCTCAACTACGACGAATACGAATATGATGAGCTGGAAGATGACTACGAGATCGACCCACCCAGGCTTTATGATTCAAATTACGCCACTACCACCTCTTTACCGACCACAACAACCCTTCCCCAAAGGTTTCTTCCACGATCGAAGCGGCTCCTGGTTGATTCATACCAAAACGACGATTCCGAGTACGGCTCCTTCGAAGATCAGCAGGACACGCTAAGCGTAGAGCGGGCCGAACGAATGCAGGGCGCTCTTGAGCGGATCATGGGATTCGTCACGATCATGTCCCACGTCGACAGTTTCATCCAGAAAAAGACGAAGCAATCGATAAGGCGACTAGCTAAACTTTACCAAAGCGGCGAAGAGAGATAG
- the LOC129758476 gene encoding uncharacterized protein LOC129758476, translating into MARFAFVIFALCLLQVSLARVARDAPVPAEENTFLKTLTDFGAKIQEAVSDTQQNILKSLGFHSNEEVIETIKTNTNKYVEQLKSIQTNFAEQFQTASDPIVRDLNKRITETTKTLSEQNPEAFQKAKDFQEAIQGHIQGFVTEAQKVGERLKEEGQGTSEQLQAGVKQLLDATVQHFQKMTNELKAPEPAS; encoded by the exons ATGGCTAGGTTCGCGTTTGTGATTTTCGCCTTGTGCCTGCTTCAG GTTTCATTGGCACGTGTAGCTAGGGACGCACCAGTTCCCGCTGAAGAAAACACATTCTTAAAAACCTTGACTGATTTCGGTGCCAAGATTCAAGAGGCAGTCAGCGATACTcagcaaaatattttgaaatccctTGGTTTCCATTCGAACGAAGAAGTTATCGAAACCATCAAAACTAATACCAACAAATACGTAGAACAGCTGAAGTCGATCCAAACTAATTTCGCAGAACAGTTCCAGACGGCATCCGATCCCATAGTAAGGGATTTGAATAAAAGGATAACGGAAACGACTAAAACTCTGAGTGAACAAAACCCAGAAGCTTTCCAGAAAGCCAAGGATTTCCAAGAAGCAATTCAAGGCCATATTCAAGGCTTTGTGACTGAGGCCCAAAAAGTTGGTGAAAGATTGAAAGAGGAAGGGCAAGGAACATCGGAGCAGCTTCAAGCTGGTGTTAAACAGTTGCTTGATGCTACAGTGCAACATTTCCAGAAAATGACCAACGAGCTGAAGGCTCCAGAACCAGCGTCTTAA